Below is a window of Impatiens glandulifera chromosome 2, dImpGla2.1, whole genome shotgun sequence DNA.
ttttttttgttgttgttgttgtgtatAGTGAGCTATATAATGTCAATTCATTGGTTGGTCCTTCCGAGGTAAATATTTCATTCTTCCTATCATTACATTATTCTTTTGTGGtttatttttgtacatttttttaatttcactaAATTAGATGGTCGTTCTGTCtgatttttttcatcaaaatgtgtatctaaaattataatatttggtttagttttgtatattttttagtttcacTAAAGATACTCATTCTgtttaattttttcaacaaaatgtgtatctaaaattataattttttttactaaatttaatattcataatttaccacatattattttaatatagcTAGATTATcttaattcatatatttgtacttttgaaaaaaatatattaaaaaatgtaaaaagttaAAGTATAGGAAAttatattactttaattaatttagataatctcaaattaaaattaaatgtaagatgtaatataaaataaagtagactaaaaaccaattaattcaAGACCCATGGAATAGATTAATATTTTCCCTTTGTTTTGGAGAGATTTGATTCATTATTAGTATGTCTCGAACTTTccattgattaatatttatgtaataaaattgaaatgaaaaaagTTTAAGATTACAAAATACAAGGTAAAGTATAGATTAGGCTTCCCAagaaattcattaataatttgatgCAAAAGAAAAGTTGGGACGaagtaaaaaatgatataaatttttgGGTTATAAATGTGGATGCATGATTAAagtattagttttttatttttctaaatattaacataatttcACATCATACTAAAagtttaacaaataataaatcagatgaaataaaataaatgtggaTATGACTTATTAGGGGGAAATTTGACCAAATGATTCTAAAGATGATCTTATTATTTGCCTATGTGGTCACGGTCTAATTTTATTTGTGGTCATGATTGTCTTATTTGCATATGTGTTCATCACCTAATTTTAATTGCGCTGGTGagcactttaatttttttacgaaaatattcccttcgcgaaacgtgatgACCTTCGCGTTTTGGgaattcttttatataaatacacaatttttttcatttcgctattttctttctctctcttctcgcgACGGCACAGCGACGGaaccctaaacgaacacatTATATAGATCGACGACAAAAACCCGTTCTAATATCAGGTGATtgaatcgatttatgttcttattttcgTTATGTTAATCTTCAAACTCTAAACCATGAAgttttcttattgttcatcttagTTGTTCATTTTGTCGATGATAATGTTTGCAGTTGATGATTCTCTGATTCGGTtacgtttcagggaagattcattTGATTCTCGCGACTAGATTTCTCGCGAAGCGCCTTCCCTTTTTGCGAAGGGCCTTCTCTTTTCGCGAAAACAAGTGCATCTCTTCGTAGAAGCATGTTTTGAATTCGGGTTTACTGCTTTAGCAGATCTCGAACGCTATATTCTAGTTTCCTCAATCTCTGATAAAACCTGCCTCTACTTCTGTTTACCATTATTTATCATTAAGCAAGTATGAAAATGGCATATCATGTTATTGCAAgttgatgaagaaattgtgCATGATGTGGTTAAGAGGGGATTTGATGAGAAACAACTGATTGCAATCAAAATGATGTATGCTCTTTTTTTTATACTTGTGTACTTGGGCTAGTTATCTTGTGACAATATATGAATCATATTTTTATAGTATAGAAAGTTgagaaatatattgaaattaagaaaaaggtAGTTCTCATCTTACCATTTCCATCCTGGTCTTGTTATCAACCTGAGCTGGTATTTAATCTTATTACCTCTTTCTAATTATTTAACTATGCTTCATTTTCCGGCTACGGTTGCATATTATCTACTCATTGACAATCGATCACCTGTTTCTAGTGGCTACTTGGGAGACGAGTCCCAGGAATCCATGGTACGTTCTTCAAAACTTATCAATAACTAGTGTACAGTTCTACCtcatatacataaatatttggAAACTAAAATTTGACATAAACTTATCAATaactagaaataaaataagttttttttaccaaaaaaaaaaacaaacaaaccttGATGCATTTGGTGCAACAGACATTAGATGTTGTCGGAAGGAAAATACTTGaaaaatatcttatatgttTATCATGTGAGCATCCTTAACATTCCATCAACCAAAAGTTATATCATGAAATTCTCAGTTTTACTGGGCTTGAATGATGTGGGATTATCAAAATATACCATTCTTtcttttatgataaatattaaatgatattattgtcCTTCTGTCTAAACAGtagattgttttcaaataatccattaCAAAACAACCCTCTCTATTGAGTGAAACCCATTTAGAAATACTTATCTTTTTTGTTTATGTATCCGAATTCATATGAGATACAACCTTTAAGAATAGTTTCCAAACATATATgtataaaacaattataaacatgtttggacaaacatatttttatgaaacagatggtatttttagaaaattttatcttcttcatctctatttttttttttttgtggagGAGTTTGGTTCTGGTGCATTGCCACCAAATGAAGCTGTTCAAACATGGTTTCTGGTCACCACTTACATCAAGATACTAGTTTGAACAGTCGGTTTCCAAGTGAAAGAAAATGGATTATTGGATTGCAGGTGCTCATACATAACCATAATCTCCTCTTGCTTATTTAGGCTGATACATACATAACTATTGGAGTAATCTTTAGATGCAGCCGCTGCTTGAATCCAAGCCAAGTTGGATGCTAAGAAGGGTCAAGGAAAGGCTAAGGGCAAAGGAAAATGAAGGGATTTTATCATTCTAATTACCAAGCGCATGAATAATATCTGATGAGAAATAAACACCAGTAAACAATGTTAATTCACTACAGCAAAAACGACACTTGATCGAATTTTGTTCGATAAAATAATATGCTAGGCTTCTTCACATGCAGTATTTTGTATCTTTGTTCTTtcttgttaaaaatatcatactggaattagttaataatatatcattataagCATAAGTATTTTGATACATTCTATGAAGCATCACTGTTTAGCCCATATTAACTTGTCTCTTAATTAATACTCTTACacagaataataataataataataataataataataataataataataataataataataatctgaTATACACCTTTCAAtagtttcataacaaaataaaaataaaagtctcTCATCCTTTAGCCTAAATTAGCATTACCAAGTCAATATTTGCAAAATGAGCAAACACTTTTTAAACCATGTGAGAGACATCAATAGCGTCTTGTCCATTATCGCCCCAGCCTGAGCTGATCTCAAATTTACAAACGGGGCAAGTTCCATGTTGCCTCAGCCATGGGTCAATGCAGCTAACATGGAACTGGAAAATGAAACACACAGTTTGGGGTCAAACTACTAATCCAACATATTGTTAAGacataataaacatatataaataaacacatCCCAATCAAAATGAAGAACATAAACCTGATGCAAGCATGGCAAACTTCGGACAGCTTCACCAATGTTGACTTGTTCATCACCCATGCCTTTGGTGCCGCCAACCTCAATCGTACTGCCGTGCTTCATCTACATgtgcaaaaaaataataattgtttcatTTGATAACTGTCATATAAATGTACATGTGCAAGAAAAAATTTAACTGGATTTTTTCATTATACCACtggataaaatatttggattCAAACGAATCCGAAATGAACATAATTGTACCTAATTCATCAAATTCCCTCTCGAGAAGTGCAAGCTGAAGTCTGAGGCCATGTAACCTTCCTCTCGTTGCAAGGGCTATAATGGGCGACGTATGCAACCTTAGTTCAGTATGACCTAGAAGTCCACTTGACATGTTGCATACATTCTTAGGATTGTTGCCATAAAAAGACACCAAGAACTAGCCAGAGCTACAAATCAAGGTATCAATCAGTGACTGTATTAGGTCAAAAACAAAAGAGATGATATATATACTCTACTACTTCAGATTTCAAACGTCAAAGagcttagaaaaaaaatgaaaatataaaagagaaggAGAAAAATGGGGTACCTGTGACAAGGAAAGCAGGTATATTAGTTTTTGGTGGTCGAACTGAATCGTAGCACACGCTAGTacaaataagaaagaaaaacagTTTTAGGAACTTTTAGAtgcaataaaagaaaatttaaccATGGAAATTGAAGAGGCTAAGAAAACAAAACTCACATCGACTTTCGTCGTCGATCTGTATAatgtgttcgtttagggttTTGCTGCTGTGGTTCCGCCGCTGTGCCGAGAGAAGagataaaagagagaaagaaaataatgaaataaaaaaatttaagtatttatataaaaaattttaagagttaGTGATATTTTGTCTCTTAAAAAACCTTTAGAAACAATTTTtgcaaaaacaaattaagaaaaaaaataaataaatatttcaacttAAATTTAAGACGTTTatagtcaaaaatatttatcaataatctCACCACCTTAAAGacaatttttatgaaaattaaaacaattgtTTTTAACTACTTACttgcataaaataaaatagtagaATAACCCTGTATAACTTATACATAACAAAACATGCAAATATTTAACATTGGACAATAAAAAAAGTTGTAGCTTAATCATGGTTATACATATGACATGTTtggtaacaaaaaaaaaaagtagttaAATTTCAAGCTTCTAGATCATTAAGTGAAATAATAATCCACCTTACCCTAGTTCAGAATAAAACATAATCCagctaaaataaataatgaaattaagaaaactgaattttaaaattaaaaataatttttgtagaGACTATAGTAGAATGCAAgagattgaaaatatttttttttagtaaatactatatttataataaattaatataactttaaaatattaaacatatacaaaacaaactcttaactaaAATGAGAAGAAAATCAGTTTTTTTCTTGAGATTTGCCCCAAAAGAACCTTAGTTTGAACAAAATGAGAATGAAAAccagttttttaatatataaaaagattataaGTTAAGTTTTGGATAAAAACCTAATAAccactacatcaaacaagccctaagatACAAACCCTAAGAGACAAAATTCTTCTAACCTacctaaataacaaaaaaacaataaaaataaataagtaaaccaaatccaaaaccaaaaccaaaaccaaaacccaataagtaaaccaaaaccaaaacccaaAATTTAAACCCAAGaacatttgttttttctttataaattgttgtattttaaagaaaatttacaTGAAACTATAAGTCCAAGAGCcagcaaataaaaaaataaaaaaagaccAATTCAATGTTTTAAATGACTAAAGTCTCCCTCCCTACTATTGACCTATTTTCTAGGTTtcttttccttcttcttctttattattattattaatattattattaatctaacGTTGACTCAAAGTCAAAGTTAGACCAGCTGCTTCAATCTCCTGCACCCCAGCCTCAGTATGTCGGTGCTCAGCTTCATAAGTCACGATCAGCATCGTCGGATCATCCCTAGCCCTCTCCACATGCTTCTTCGCCGGACAACCCCTATAGGAACTGCACCGGTAATAGCCTCTGATcatacaaaaaaacaaaaaacataatcaatctcatgaatcaaatcaaatcaaatcatatCAAAACCAGATCTTGAAAAATGATTAATACCTGGGAAATGGAGAACCCTTGATGGGTTTCTGACCATACTTCCTCCATGAATACTCATCAGACGGAATATCAGCAATTTTTGAACTTATAGCCGGAACCCTAATAGCCCTCCTCAGTTTGAATTTCCTAGGAAAAAAATGATAACTATTTAGTTACAAAGACAGAGAATTGAATTGATTTAGATTCTTCAACTTACTTCTTCTTGGCACAATGACAGCGGACAGGACCGGCGGCAGGTACGCCGAGGGAGAAACCAGAGTTCTCATGATCATGACACCTTTTTCGATTCACCGACGACAGAGGCGGTTTCCCGATGGGATTGGCCATCATCATCGGCAGTGGATTCATAGTTAGGATGAACGGACCCATCTTCCCGTTCGAGACACTTCCATCGCCGGTAATCGTTGACATGAAAGACGAGTTCGCCGACATCGGCGGCGGCGACAAGCTGAACCTTGGTTCCCTAGGAACCTGTTTTGGCAAACCCATTTCGAGTTTGACTTCAGAGCATGAAATCTTCGACTTGGTAAAGTCCAGAGTCAATGAtgccggcgccggcgccggaGTCAGAACCGGAGTCCGAACCGGAGTCAGAACCGGAGTCAGAACCGGAGTAGGAGCCGGAGTCAGAACCGGAGTTGGAACAGGAGTTGGAACCGGAGGAAGATCCGGAGTCGGACCAAGGGCGAGAGTAAGAGTCGGATAAGGAGGGGTGaaatgagaagatgaagaagaaggggGTTCACCAGCAGGAGTAACCGGTCCACGGCGGAAACGTGCATGACCGGTTCGGTTCTTTTGAGACTGAGTAGATATCAGTTGAAGCAGATGCTCCATGCTTTTCAAACCAGCGGTAGCCTGTTCCTGCAGAGCCGCCGGTTCGTCCATCTTCGAAAACCCAAAAAGCTCGACCGACATCTtctcaagagagagaaagagagagggaAAATaagtgatagagagagaaaagtcAAACTCCGGCGACCATAAACTGCCCGCCGGCGAGAAGAAAATACtgtttctagagagagaaagttcttgatgaagaagatggaagaagatgaagacaaACTCTGCTTATAAAGGAAACAGAAAAAAAGAGTCAAATGTTTTAGATCTAATCCAACGGCTGTGATTGTTTTTGAAATTTCCAAGACAAAACAAAAGGACATATTAAAGGGCATCAATTCAACTTTCACTGGTGTAGATGGGTCCCACATTAATATTggtaattgaaaattaattttttgaatataaattataataaaaaaatactttattaatgGCAGATTTCCAAAATCTCTTTTATGGCTAGAAgtctttgtttttaaaaaaatctttatttatccTTATCAAGAAAATCATCAGAAAAAGtaaatcatttaatattataataataaaataatttaattattttactatataatttactttttaccCAACAagattatctaaataattttaaattattattttttttaaaagttgtatttttgtttataactttttaaaaagaatagtGTAGATTTTACTCACTAATTACAAATCACTTTGAAATCAATCTagattctattttaaaattaaatatgttcattaataaaataaaataaaataaaacacattaGAATATTAGAATTGGATGTAATccaaaatttgtttgaaatttaataaatcaaatcaaacataaccCTAACAGCAATTACTTGTACAACTAAGCATGATTTAAATTTCtgtgtttaatattataattgaattatattcaaaattatctttgaaattgattaatattactGAAATCAAAGACAACTAAGCATGCATATGGTACAGTAAATAAGTTtccatatattatttttaaatatgtaagtAATTAATACATAAAGTTACTTCGACTAAAAGTgtcaaaaactcaaattaatGAAGTGACTCAACAAACTTTGCCagcaaaaaaatattgtatctaCCCTAATTGTTCAAATTTAGGATATTAccaaacttatattttattaaaatatagattAAAAAAGAGTTTGATTACTTGGTGAAAAGAATTATAacgtataatatattataaaaaaatattttccttttgtaaaagtaatcaaatatattttagtatatttttgttgataatttgatatatatctTATGATGTGATGACGCggaatatatagataaaaatataaaaaagttgttttaatattatcaatgaCGTTCTagataagtttttatttattaaataatttaaagaagaaatatggaaaaatcaaaatttaagatttttcttttttgatttttgatttttctttttgctGATGAAGCAATAATTTTTAGAATAATCCCaacactaataaaattattgtttttaattaatgttaagAGGAACAATTAGGTCATGTTTTAGTAATGGTTCTGTTTAATTTTGTGTAGAGTAGTTCAACTGATGGCATTGTTGAATGGTTTGGTTCTTAATGACATATGATCATCTTTAAAAAAAGATTggttattattaacaaatgttGTATTTAGATGGAAACATTAGAGTCCACCAATATTTTACTTCAATGTTCATTTGTGTAAATCTTATTTTATCGTCAATAGTTGTGTAGAACGATATTGAGTATTATGGTGGgctgtttgagattttttaccggtgtataattataattaaatacaataaataattttccaaGTGAAAATTTGGTAGGTATTATATTTTTTACGAGTGAATCCAAGTTTCACTAATTGAATTTTTCTGGCATGGTTACTTTATCGCGTTTTCTAAATAGTTAATCAATACGAgattgtttgaaaaataataatttgataccATCAATgtgaaaatcaaattaaaaagtaaaaataattttgtttaatttgacATGAAAAATAATACTGAATAAGACGATGAATAAGACGAAGTATTTTGAAGTATGAAAAAATGATTGAATAAGACGAAACATTttgaagtaagaaaaaaaaattgataaatttttagaatatgttacaaataatatttttgatgaattttctttaactaaacatgttttattttgatttttgaaaataataatacatttatatgTGTATTTTATTGTCAATAGTTGGGTTCTGGTAGAACGATGCGGAGTATTATTGCggtttgtttgagatttttacTAGTCTATAATGCtgattaaatacaaataaatatttttctaattgaCAATTTGGTATGTATTATTCATTTGTACTATTGAAAACAAGTTTCACCAATTAAAATTTTCTGTCTTAGTTATTTTATTGcgttttctaaatatataattaataattgatattatttGGAAAGTAGTATTTTATCACCATTATCGgaacaatcaaataaaaaaataaaaataattttgtttaatttcacataaaaaataatattgaataagACGAATCATTttgaagtataaaaaatatgattgaatAAGACGAAACATTTTGAAATAAGGAAAGTTGAAgacaaaaaatgataaaattttagaacatgttacaaataatatttttgatgaaGTTTCTTTAACCAAACATGTTTTATtctgatttttgaaaataataatacataccAAATATAGCTTAAACTCAACAAGTTtgttttatacatatatatgtgtattttattgttaataattGGGTTGAAAGATTTTAGTATTATTGTGggttgtttgagattttttttagtaGTCGATAATactaattaaatacaaataaaaaattttccAATTGAAAATTTGGTAGGTATAATTCATTTTTACTAGTTAATCCAAGTTTCaccaattaaaattttcttccaTTGTTATTTAATCGCGTATTTTAAGTAGataattaataacatatatattatttggaaAATAGTATTTTATCACGATCATTGTGACAAtcaaattaaaaagtaaaaataattttgtttaatttgacatgaaaaataatattgaataagacgaatcattttgaaatatgaaaaatatgattgaATAAGAAGAAACAAtttgaagtaaaaaaaattgatgagaAAAAATTGATACATTTTTAGAACatgttacaaataataattttgatgaattttctttaactaaacatgttttattttgatttttgaaaataataatgcttaTCAAATATAACTCAAccggttgtttttgtttttttttacatttatatgtatattttattgtCAATAGTTGGGTGGAACGATTCAGAGTATTATTGCGGGTTGTTTGAGATTTTTACTAGTCTATAATGCTaactaaatacaaataaatatttttctaattgaCAATTTGGTAGGTATTATTTGTTTGTACTATTGAAAATAAGTTTCACCAATTAAAATTTtctgtatttgttattttattgcgttttccaaatatataattaataattgatattatttGGAAAgtagtattttgtcacaatcattGGAACaatcaaatgaaaaaataaaaataattttgtttagtttgacatgaaaaataatattcaataagACGAATCATTTTAaagtatgaaaattttgattgaatAAGACGAAACATTTTGAAATGAGGAAAGTTGATGACAAAAGAATGATAAATTTTTAGAACatgttacaaataatatttttgatgaattttctttaactaaacatgttttattttgatttttgaaaataataatgcttaTCAAATATAGATTTAACTCAAccggttgtttttgttttttttacatttatatgtatattttattatcaatggTTGGGTAGAACGATTCGGAGTATTATTGCGGGTTGTTTGAGATTTTTACTAGTCTATAATGCTaactaaatacaaataaatatttttctaattgaCAATTTGGTAGGTATTATTTGTTTGTACTATTGAAAATAAGTTTCACCAATTAAAATTTTCTGTATTGGTTATTTTATTGCGTTttccaaatatataattaataattaatattatttggaaAGTAGTATTTTTTCACAATCATTGGaacaatcaaattaaaaaataaaaataattttgtttagtttgacatgaaaaataatattgaataagACGAATCATTTTAAAGTATGAAAAATTTGATTGAATAAGACGAAACATTTTGAAATGAGGAAAGTTGATGACAAAAGAATGATAAATTTTTAGAACatgttacaaataatatttttgatgaagtttctttaaaaaaacatgatttattttgatttttgaaaataataatacataccAAATATATCTTAAACTCAACAcgtttgatttatatatatatgtgtgttttATTGTCAAAAGTTGGGTAGAAAGATTTTAGTATTATTGCGggttgtttgagattttttagtAGTCGATAATACtaattaaatacaaacaaaaaatttTCCAATTGAAAATTTGGTAGGTATTATTCGTTTTTACTAGTTAATTCAAGTTTCACCTATTAAAATTTTCTTCCATTGTTATTTAATCGCgttttttaagtaaataattaataaagagattatttgaaaagtagTAATTTATCAAGATCATTGTTACAATCAAATtacaaagtaaaaataattttgtttaattgaacatgaaaaaataatattgaataagattttttaaatactgtatctattaaaatttattgaaaatttatattattataaataaataaatttaaaattcttataaaatataaataataaataaacatattaatgatattttatatttaatcgtATTAATTAGTGTTAAGATGAAATAAGATGAGATCCTCGTGGGCttgacacaaatatcatcctcCCGTCAACTACAGATCAAAACTTACAATAtgaacacatatttattttaattttaaactaaaaaaaaatcaaaatttttatccaaaattgTTAGATGAATTTACTCAAAATATTTCATTTGCacaataaattacaattttagataaatcattcaattaatattttttaattaaaaatttaaataaaaaaatattttaatagttaatCTGAATAATTCAAGTATAATATGAGATTTTCAAACAATAACCCATTTTGTTATAATAATCCTGTATCAAGCAAAGGTATAAATATGGTGCATTGTAAGCCTTTTCatgtttagttatttaaataattttgtatactatttatcatgtttttatttattttttcatctattaaattgattaaatcatcagtcaaaatattaatatatttttgtgtaaatatttttaactcttataatttatatatatcttgaattatcattttttttataatagcaattaaacaaaattatttaaataattgaattggaacaaatccaatataagtttaatgttttttaaactaaataatcaattaaattatcatttaattaaaagtttatccactattaaaaattcaaataacttcatttttataaaaaaaaattaattataaaaatctaaaatattcaacatcaaataacctataataatcaaataacccATAATATTATTTGTCGTATTTGTCACTGTCCTATTTCATTAATGAACTGCACAACTTATTTGTCGTTTAcataagatataataattataaaattatgtttatttttataattataacccATATTCCACAGACGACTTTTACTGCTATTTTCTGTTTGAATAAATCAGAAGAAGACTTTTTATTCTTTGTCTTTGTCGCTACTAAATCTTAAAGTAGTTGACCCACTTTTTCTCTTTCACTTTCATTATTGCTACGTGTGGTATCTTCCTCCTAGGATAAGGGTTAGTTTGATACCGTCTATAAatccatttaaataattttcatatatttataaattatttttaattatattacaagtcttttaaaataatattaaagtttaatttaatttaaatataaatcagttaaaaaaatattaaacaattcaaataaatattatttattaatcatatttctatctcaaataatttattaaattatattatcaaacaaaattaatattaataataaaaagttatttaaattataaatattaaaacataatttcagtttatttcttaaatacTCCAATACAGAagttattatttagtttattccattattattattattttttatcttttattgttAGTGCGTGCTTGAGTTGAGTTTATGCTTGTGcttgatata
It encodes the following:
- the LOC124924284 gene encoding E3 ubiquitin-protein ligase SDIR1-like, whose protein sequence is MSSGLLGHTELRLHTSPIIALATRGRLHGLRLQLALLEREFDELVKFFLAHMKHGSTIEVGGTKGMGDEQVNIGEAVRSLPCLHQFHVSCIDPWLRQHGTCPVCKFEISSGWGDNGQDAIDVSHMV
- the LOC124927380 gene encoding probable WRKY transcription factor 17 — its product is MSVELFGFSKMDEPAALQEQATAGLKSMEHLLQLISTQSQKNRTGHARFRRGPVTPAGEPPSSSSSHFTPPYPTLTLALGPTPDLPPVPTPVPTPVLTPAPTPVLTPVLTPVRTPVLTPAPAPASLTLDFTKSKISCSEVKLEMGLPKQVPREPRFSLSPPPMSANSSFMSTITGDGSVSNGKMGPFILTMNPLPMMMANPIGKPPLSSVNRKRCHDHENSGFSLGVPAAGPVRCHCAKKKKFKLRRAIRVPAISSKIADIPSDEYSWRKYGQKPIKGSPFPRGYYRCSSYRGCPAKKHVERARDDPTMLIVTYEAEHRHTEAGVQEIEAAGLTLTLSQR